The following are encoded in a window of Thermoanaerobacter ethanolicus JW 200 genomic DNA:
- a CDS encoding IS1182 family transposase, translated as MLTKKQDARHQIEFVSIDQLVPKDHLLRKIEKVIDFSFIYDLVKDKYSEDHGRPSIDPVVLIKILFIQYLFGIPSIRRTIAEIKTNVAYRWFLGYGLTEEIPHFSTFSQNYIRRFKGTDIFEKIFTKILEEAIRHGLVNAEEVFIDSTHVKASANKKKYTKEIIEQEAKTYQEKLEEEINKDREAHGKKPLKKIKTIKTKEVKVSKTDPDSGMLNKNEKEKCFAYSFHTACDKNGFVLGVKVEAANVHDSVMFEEVLKEVENRVGKPKAIAVDAGYKNPYILKTIFDREIIPAVPYTRPKTKDGFMKKHEFVYDEYYDCYICPQNEILTYVTTNREGYREYKSNPEKCKNCPLREKCTQSKDYTKRIFRHIWEGYVEEAEHLRHTPYCKEVYERRKETIERVFADLKEKHGLRWTTLRGKEKLSMQAMLVFAAMNLKKMALWLWRKGKGPFDISKLYPLFGVLKKILSRYIQPLFSVLRKQGLKFYFVNKL; from the coding sequence ATGTTAACAAAGAAACAGGATGCAAGACATCAAATAGAATTTGTAAGCATAGATCAATTAGTACCAAAAGACCACCTTTTAAGAAAGATAGAAAAAGTCATAGACTTTAGCTTCATATACGATTTAGTAAAGGACAAATATTCCGAAGATCACGGCAGACCAAGTATAGATCCAGTAGTATTGATAAAAATACTGTTCATTCAATATCTTTTTGGTATACCGTCGATAAGAAGAACAATAGCAGAAATAAAAACAAACGTTGCATATAGATGGTTTTTAGGGTATGGACTAACAGAAGAAATACCTCATTTTTCAACATTTAGCCAGAACTACATAAGAAGATTCAAAGGGACAGACATATTTGAGAAAATATTTACGAAGATTTTAGAAGAAGCAATAAGGCATGGGTTAGTAAATGCAGAGGAAGTATTCATAGATTCCACTCACGTAAAAGCAAGTGCCAATAAGAAAAAATATACAAAAGAAATAATAGAACAAGAAGCCAAGACTTACCAAGAAAAACTAGAAGAAGAAATAAACAAAGATAGAGAAGCTCATGGAAAAAAGCCATTAAAGAAAATCAAGACGATAAAGACGAAAGAAGTAAAAGTAAGCAAAACAGACCCAGATAGTGGAATGTTAAACAAAAATGAAAAAGAAAAATGTTTTGCATATTCCTTTCACACAGCCTGCGATAAAAACGGATTTGTATTAGGAGTAAAAGTTGAAGCAGCGAATGTACACGACAGCGTAATGTTTGAAGAAGTACTAAAAGAAGTTGAAAATAGGGTAGGAAAACCGAAAGCAATAGCAGTAGATGCAGGATACAAAAATCCGTACATATTAAAGACAATATTTGATAGAGAAATAATACCAGCAGTGCCATACACAAGACCAAAAACAAAAGACGGTTTTATGAAGAAACATGAGTTTGTGTATGATGAATATTATGACTGTTACATATGCCCGCAGAATGAAATACTAACATATGTTACAACCAATAGAGAAGGATATAGAGAATACAAATCAAACCCAGAAAAATGTAAAAACTGTCCTTTAAGAGAAAAGTGTACCCAAAGTAAAGACTACACAAAGAGGATATTCAGGCACATATGGGAAGGATATGTAGAAGAAGCAGAACACCTAAGGCATACACCTTACTGTAAAGAAGTATATGAGAGAAGGAAAGAGACAATAGAGAGAGTGTTTGCAGATTTAAAGGAGAAGCATGGTTTGCGATGGACAACATTAAGAGGGAAAGAAAAATTGTCCATGCAAGCGATGCTTGTTTTTGCTGCCATGAATTTAAAGAAAATGGCCTTATGGTTATGGAGGAAGGGCAAAGGGCCCTTTGACATTTCAAAACTTTATCCATTATTTGGAGTTTTAAAGAAAATTTTATCCAGATATATACAGCCCCTGTTTTCGGTACTAAGAAAACAGGGGCTAAAATTTTACTTTGTCAACAAACTGTAG
- a CDS encoding polysaccharide deacetylase family protein: MAPRRRRKKNRSIIYTLIIVFLLSVLIGSAAFAYKYMFEDRYVQVNSTTKIWDTPSDEEKSSSPLQQQPNTTKNQEKNNSKQTSSNQNSVNPNTTKDTKVSDTTNVSPEENISPQIDNLDKDYGISTFIFKLLNKSEIEKLFGPPIPFNKRVFGYNKSAGKVVALTFDDGPIPEYTEKYVDILKSMEVKATFFVIGKNAQKHPELLKYIYENGNEIGLHSYSHFNMSKMKPEQMVEELYKTQKIVVESTGVKPILFRPPYGAFNKTLLEISDALGLHVVLWNVDPDDWRSPAVENVVNRVISHTKNGSVILMHEGKTNTLAALPQIIEKLKSEGYSFVTVSELLNYEKNNIANNNQEQQKD, from the coding sequence ATGGCCCCAAGAAGACGCCGCAAAAAAAATAGAAGTATAATTTATACACTTATAATAGTGTTTTTACTGTCAGTCCTCATTGGTTCAGCAGCTTTTGCCTATAAATATATGTTTGAGGATAGATATGTACAAGTAAATTCTACCACAAAAATTTGGGACACACCATCTGACGAAGAAAAAAGTTCCTCCCCACTGCAACAACAACCTAATACTACCAAAAATCAGGAAAAAAATAATTCTAAACAAACTTCTTCAAACCAAAATTCTGTAAACCCTAATACTACAAAAGACACTAAAGTAAGTGATACTACAAATGTGTCACCTGAGGAAAATATTTCTCCTCAAATTGATAATTTAGATAAAGATTATGGCATAAGTACTTTCATATTCAAATTGCTCAATAAATCTGAGATAGAAAAACTCTTTGGACCTCCTATCCCTTTTAATAAAAGGGTTTTTGGTTACAACAAAAGTGCAGGTAAAGTAGTTGCTCTTACCTTTGATGACGGACCGATACCAGAATATACAGAGAAATATGTTGATATCTTAAAAAGCATGGAGGTAAAAGCTACATTTTTTGTCATTGGTAAAAATGCTCAAAAACATCCTGAACTTCTAAAATATATTTATGAAAATGGCAATGAAATTGGACTACATTCCTACAGCCACTTTAATATGTCGAAAATGAAACCAGAGCAAATGGTAGAGGAACTTTACAAAACGCAAAAAATCGTCGTTGAATCTACAGGAGTAAAACCTATACTTTTTAGACCTCCTTATGGAGCTTTTAACAAAACTCTTTTAGAAATATCAGATGCATTGGGACTTCACGTTGTTTTATGGAATGTAGACCCAGATGATTGGCGAAGCCCAGCAGTAGAAAATGTAGTCAATCGGGTGATAAGTCACACAAAAAACGGTTCAGTAATTCTCATGCATGAAGGAAAAACTAATACTTTAGCTGCACTTCCTCAGATAATAGAAAAACTAAAATCTGAAGGTTATAGTTTTGTAACTGTATCAGAGCTTTTAAATTATGAAAAAAATAATATAGCAAATAACAACCAAGAACAGCAAAAAGATTAG